CTTTAGTCTTTACACCTCATTTATTGCCATACATGTCACATATTATATGTTAAGGCAATCCCTAAACCAAATCATTAAACATGATTATCATGTTTCTTTAGTCAAGAATTAGGTCACTTGATGAGTGTTATAAGAACACGAAGATATATATTCCCTTTATTGTTTATATGTGTTTCACCGTGCTTGAGGAGCATGAGTGCATATGTATCCCCAGATTTTTTGTGAAGTATGCTACACCGCACGGATAACATGGTCTGACAATCGAGCCTTATAATTTCTCTCTATACAAGCATGATATCATATACCTAAGGGATATTATCCACTCTAAACACTTTTGAGCCAACTAATAATCCTTATGCCTAAATTAATAATTATGTTGTCTACTTATTTGGAGATGTTTACACAAAAAGCGGCTATtttagaaatattttttatattaaaaattcaagtgcTTCTTGAAAAGTTTGATGAAAATAGTAAGTGCTTATCTGATATATTCCAACGTTCTTGTATCAATCAATCACATTTCGAGACAACTTTGATCTGCCAGAGATAAGAATTTGATTTGGCGTATAAAAATTTCAACTGCAATCACATCGTCATCAGAAACTTTCTTATtcgtttcatttttattttttggaactgTATATGAATTATGCAGCATTGGCTGGATTCAGATCAGTTTTCAACTATCGGAAGTCAACTCTCGGAAGTTCTGCTTAAAATATTGAAGAAActtttggagagattttgtagtatgCTGGAACACGATTCGGTATACcaagtgttataatataatattggttacttgaaatttttttttttaaccatttGTAATATGATATTTAGTGTACCGGACCGTATTACTGATACACTGAAATTTTTGTCAAACTTTTGGATGTCAAATTAAAGAACAAGAACATGTCTAGAGAACTTTATTTGGGAGCCTAAACCAGCATATTCCACTCCAATATTCATAGCTACCCAATTTGCGTAGATGTTGATCAAACTAGTTGGTCAGGACAATGTACACACCCCCTtacaattaattttgaatcCTTATCCTCCAGATTAGAATATTGCTATGTTAAACAAAAAGAgtttttgtaaaagaaaaaccCACCTAAGCAATAGGCATGCATTTCATCTTTTCGTTAATTAGTCACCAAACACTCTAAGCATGCGTTTCACTAACCAATCTCAGTGCACCTAAGTGCATTTTTACGTCCACATTACGTACTTACCCTAGAATTACTAATTAGTATTAGTGAAGATGACAAAGATAAGTTTATGAATTAGCTAATTATCTTTATTGCATATACGACGTGGTGAAGCTCAAGGATAAGGCTCAAAAGCACCTTAAGAAAAAGACAGTAAGTCCCAAGTAATTACAAAATGACTGCTCATCGCAAAGCGCTTGTAGCTCAATTACTTAAAAACGGTTAGACGAAAGTTCTGTGTTTGGTTTTTTCCGTAACCAGCCCAAAAGTGTGCTAAAGGTTTGAGACCTCACAGAATAAGGCCCAAACTAAAGGGTTGTGAACCTCAAATCATGCCCAAGACACCAAGGATCAAAGCAGTACTTGGCTAATATATGTACTTATATgcttacaaaaactaaaaagtaaTACAAGTCTCTCAGTTCTTATTGACCAAGTCTCCAACTTCATCAGGTACAGAAGAGAAGCTTAAAGTTATTGCAGGAGCTTAAAACATCATGTAATAATCGCGTGATGCAGCCTTTCAATAAGGGTATTGCCCATTattctctttttctcaactCCATTTGTCCGACGATGACACATTTTTATAGTCTGCAGCCTAAAAATTCACTTACACATTTTACTAAATCCGCTACTACAACGACATTAAGTAGCTTCGATTACTATATTATCACCCGATTCGTTATTAACACTGTCACTAACCCATGGTGTAAGAAGGGGTTGGCAAGTTGATTACAGTGGTCTTGATCTTGGTCATCATGTTGATGCTGTTGGTGATTCCTTGTGAGCCAATTCCACTGTCCTTTATGCCCTGTCAAATAAATCATTCATAAAAATCGTCAACATGACGTCCTTGGAACGAAATTCCGGCTGTCGATAAAGGAGAATCAAAGGACAAAATAAACAATTGTGTAGAAGGATAAAAAAGAAGGCGGAAATCATTTCCAAAACCAATTTTCCGGACTTTTAAAGGGTTACCTGGAACGGAAAATGATCTGGTCCACGAGCAGGTGCGGAGTTTATTTGAACAGTTCCCGTCTCCATTGCATCACCAATCAAAATGGCCTTGTTGATGTCCTTTGTGAACACACAGCCCTGTATTTTTTTACACACGGGTTAATATTTTCTGAGTTAAAGCAAGCATGAAATGGTGGATTCCGAAGGAAATCAATGTTACCTGGAGGCCGAAATTACTGGCATTGCAATGGTGGATTCCTTCTTCTACCGTAGTAATCCTAATAACGGGCAAGACTGGACCGAATGGCTCTTCCCACGCGATTCTCATATCCGGCCTGACATTATCTAACAACAAAGGCCAGATAAGGTTGCCCTCTCTCTTGTACTCTTGGCAAAATGTTGCTCCTTTCTGTTTTGCATCCACAACCAAACCTTCAATAAAATTCGCAGATGATTCTGAGACTACGGGAGTGATGTCACTGTTCTCCTCTGGTGGACCAACAGTTAATTTCGCCACTCGTGCATTCACTTTCGCGACGAGGGCATCAGCAACGGATTCCATCACCAAGACAACCTTAACAGCAGTACATCTTTGACCACTGTTACAAATGTGCGTTGTCAAGCAAATATGAAAATATATTGTTAGTCAGGTATTATGGATTGCAGCAGAAAGAATGAGACTAACACAATTAATTTCTTCACCTGTAAGAAAAGCCTCCCTTTATTATGTTTGCCGCGACCAAATCTAGGTCGGCATCTTCAAGCACAATGCATGCATCTTTTCCTCCCAACTCCATCTGAAGAGGGATCATGCCTGCCTTCTTCGAAATTGCAACGCCGGTGTCACCACCAGTGAAGCTGAAAAACCGGGATCCATCATTGAGTAACGATAGACAAGGAAAGGGAGCCTATTGTGGTATCGAAGAAATCAATCTGGGATTACCTAATGCAGTCCACTCCAGGATGCATGGTAAGGAAGTCGCCGATCTCAGATCCTTTCCCAGTGACACAGCTAATAAGGCCTTTGGGAAATCCAGCCAGGTGGAAGCAATGCACCATATGAAGGCAAGAAACAGCACCCTAGAAGGAAACTTACGGGTACAAATTAGTCTTCCGTGAAGTTAAAGAGATCATCAAACATAAATCTTTTATCAAGTGTTTTTGAAAGAATTTTGTAAGCAGTTCTGTCATTCAAAATACATTTTTGCATGAATTTACGTAGTGGCAATGATTTTCGGAGAAGTTATACTCAGGTCAGTGCAAAAGATGTGTGGAATCAAACAGCGAGGGAATTACTGAGTCTCGAACACAATGTCTTACTATCTAGTAAGAACTTCTGAACCAGTGTATAATTTTGAAGATTCGTAACTAATACCTGAGTTGGGGGCTTGAGCACAAGGGCGTTTCCAGCGATCAGCGCAGGAGCAATTTTTGAGACAGCAAGGTTGACAGGATAGTTAAATGGTGGAATGGCTAGAACCACGCCGAGTGGAATCTACAATTATATTGCAGCAACAGTACACGCAAAAGATATTGTGAAAACTCATCAGTAAACAGTAGATAggtaaactaaaactaaaaagtaCTTGAAAAATAAAGATACCTTGGAAGTTAAGCAATATTTTGTTCTGTCATTTCCCGGGAAACTATCAGACACCAAGAACTTCCCTTCCCCGAGAATCCTAACCCCTTCTTCGGCACAGTAAGACACCAAATCTCCAGACCTCACAACCTTCACAGAACCCAAAATTTCCATATCAGTTTCCAAAAAATTATTTCTCACATATAAGCTCTTGATAATGTTGCATTTTAAGATAAAAACCTTCAATTCAAAGGTTTAGAAAAACAACTTGCCGACTTATTAACGAAGTCATCAAACAAATTTCGCGACTAAAACCGAATTAGAACATGACAAGAGTTTTTGTATAAACTTATAGTTGTCGgagtgtttttttaatttactaagaAGATAGAGAACAAGTTATCAACCTCTGTGATAGCATCTTTAGCAGGTTTAGCAATTTCTTTAATCAGTGACTCTCCAATTGGAGCTTTGTGTTCTTTGAGGATAGAAGCAGCCTTGTGAAGGAGCTCGGCCCGCTTCCAAAGCGGGGTCTTAGCCCATGTCTTCTGTGCGATTTTCGCGGTCTCCATGACCTTGTTAACCTCTTCCTGTGTACAAGCTGCCACAGCCAAACAAAGGGTAATTGTTAAATAGCTGTAAAAATGAAAAACGTAACAAAAACCAGAGCAACCATTCAAATTGAAAGGACAATGATTATAACACTCCTCGTTTAGCATCTACACTTCTTGTGCGGGAATGGAGGAAAACTTATAAAATATTCAATTTGAAGTGCAACTgaactttttttaaaataacAATATTCAATTTGAAGTGCATATGACCAAACCTAGAACGCCAAAACCAGAATAAAAACAGACCAACAACTCAAAATTTATAGACTAATGATTTTAACACTCCTCGTTTAACATCAAATACAAAGAAAAATAGTCAAATATTCAATTTAGCAcacataaaattgtaaaatattCAGTTTGAAGTGCAGATAACTAAAATTGAAGCGCGAAAATCGCTATCCGAATGAAAACCATGA
This is a stretch of genomic DNA from Malus domestica chromosome 02, GDT2T_hap1. It encodes these proteins:
- the LOC103447094 gene encoding NADP-dependent glyceraldehyde-3-phosphate dehydrogenase isoform X2 translates to MAGSGLFAEIVDGEAYKYYADGEWKKSSSGKLVPIINPTTRKVHYKVQACTQEEVNKVMETAKIAQKTWAKTPLWKRAELLHKAASILKEHKAPIGESLIKEIAKPAKDAITEVVRSGDLVSYCAEEGVRILGEGKFLVSDSFPGNDRTKYCLTSKIPLGVVLAIPPFNYPVNLAVSKIAPALIAGNALVLKPPTQGAVSCLHMVHCFHLAGFPKGLISCVTGKGSEIGDFLTMHPGVDCISFTGGDTGVAISKKAGMIPLQMELGGKDACIVLEDADLDLVAANIIKGGFSYSGQRCTAVKVVLVMESVADALVAKVNARVAKLTVGPPEENSDITPVVSESSANFIEGLVVDAKQKGATFCQEYKREGNLIWPLLLDNVRPDMRIAWEEPFGPVLPVIRITTVEEGIHHCNASNFGLQGCVFTKDINKAILIGDAMETGTVQINSAPARGPDHFPFQGIKDSGIGSQGITNSINMMTKIKTTVINLPTPSYTMG
- the LOC103447094 gene encoding NADP-dependent glyceraldehyde-3-phosphate dehydrogenase isoform X1, with the protein product MAGSGLFAEIVDGEAYKYYADGEWKKSSSGKLVPIINPTTRKVHYKVQACTQEEVNKVMETAKIAQKTWAKTPLWKRAELLHKAASILKEHKAPIGESLIKEIAKPAKDAITEVVRSGDLVSYCAEEGVRILGEGKFLVSDSFPGNDRTKYCLTSKIPLGVVLAIPPFNYPVNLAVSKIAPALIAGNALVLKPPTQGAVSCLHMVHCFHLAGFPKGLISCVTGKGSEIGDFLTMHPGVDCISFTGGDTGVAISKKAGMIPLQMELGGKDACIVLEDADLDLVAANIIKGGFSYSGQRCTAVKVVLVMESVADALVAKVNARVAKLTVGPPEENSDITPVVSESSANFIEGLVVDAKQKGATFCQEYKREGNLIWPLLLDNVRPDMRIAWEEPFGPVLPVIRITTVEEGIHHCNASNFGLQGCVFTKDINKAILIGDAMETGTVQINSAPARGPDHFPFQGIKDSGIGSQGITNSINMMTKIKTTVINLPTPSYTMGCRL